From the genome of Mycoplasma sp. 1578d:
CTTTTCATATGACAATCCCTCGCAATATTCTGATTATCCATACTTTTTTGATTTTGATAATCAAAAGAATATCAACGTTACTTTCAACACTTCACTTAGTGTTAATAAAGCCGATGAATATCTACGTATTTTCCCAGTAGATGAAGAAAAAGGGATTGCTTTCTTACAAATTCAAGGAGGTACTTTAACTGGATTTGGAACCGCTGGAAGCAATAGTGCCCCTCCATATTCGCCACAAAGATATGATGCGCGGATTCGTGGAAACGAATACAATGCATACCGTGCAAGAACAGATTATTGAAATCTTCCTTATGATAAATTACCAACTGCTGTAAACTTAAACTTGTATAAGTTTAATATTGATTATGATCCAATCAAAAGAAAAGTTTATTTCTATAACTCATGATTAGAAAATGAAATATTGTTACCAAATCCTAATAGCTTTGGAAATTCAATTAAAAGCTTCTTAAATTTAACAACAAATTCTCTTAGATCTGCTGATCGAGATTTCCTTCAAGATATAGTTGATAATTATACTAATAACCCAAGTTCTTACATCCCAACTCCAAGAGATTTAAGTAGAGCCATTGCTCTTGTTTCAACGAGACCTCAAACTATTTACTTTGGAGCAAGCGGAACTGGAGCAAGCAATGTAGCTTTTCAACAATTACCCAATACAATTAGCACTGCTTTAGGAACTTCACCGATTTTTCCAGTTAACGGTGGTCAACAATCAATCTATCGTGGTTCAACCGATAATCCAATGAATGCGACTTTAAAACCAGTTGGACAAACTCCGTTTGATGGTAATTCTGACCAATTCTTGTTAAAAGAATCTGCTAGAGCGCCATTGTATTCAGCGGCTATTAACAAATTCTGATTTAAAATTAGATTACGTAATTAATCTTTCTATAGTAATAAAACAAAAAGTATGTAGTATTAATATTAACACCAAATTTGTCAGGACTTCCAAAAAAATAAAAAAGCATGCAACATGTTGCATGCTTTTAGTTTTAATCTTAATGGCTATGAACTAATTGATCATTGCAAGAACAAGCATATTTTTGAAAACTAGGCTCTTTAGCAATTAAGTCTAATAATTCGTGGTGTTGATTACAAAAATCTTTGTTAATGTAATAATAAACGTAAATACCTTTTGTTTTAGTTTTAATGACATTAGCACTACGAAGTGTGCTAAGATGCTTAGATAAGTTGGCTTGACGAATTTTAAATAAGTCAGAAAGAGTTTGCACATCGCATTCAGCTTTAGAACACATATATAAGTGAATGATAATTTTTAATTTTGATTCACTTGATAAATATTTGAATAAGCTGGTTAATTGTTTCATTTGTGTCCTTATGATAATGATCTTGTATGTTTTAGTAAGTTGTAAGTTGCTTGTGAGAACTCACCTAGAATAATTGATAATTTATTTGAATTGACTAAAATCCCACTAATTCCTTTGAGTGATTTGAGTTTTTCTAAGTTAACTTGCGGATTTTGGTTAAAAATAATATTAACTCTAGATGGTTTTAATTCAAGTGAAACAATATGATTTAAATCATTAAAACAAGCTAAAAATGCATCTTTATTAAAGGGTAATTTATCAGCTTGATAAATAGTATTTTTCTCATGTTTGATTTGTTTTTTTCATTTGATTCAAATCAAACCAAAGGTTATAATAGAATAAAATCATAACTTAAACTTGCTTTTTGCGTACATATTTTAATTATATTAGAATAGTATCTAAAAGCTCTTAAGAAAACGAACAAAAAAGACAAGAAAAATTCTTGTCTTAAAGCTAATTATCAGATTTTTACTCTTTTGTTTTGAGGGATGAACATTTGATTTTTTGCAGTGATTTGGTAAGTCTCATAAAATAAATCACAATTTTTTAAATGGACATTTGCCCGAGCATATCCAGGGGCATGAACATCAGTTTTGAGTAATAAAGTCATATATTCAGGCTTGGTTTTGATCCGTCAAATAGTAGCTCAATTAGTGAAGAAATCATGTGCGTTAAATTCTTTTTGTCCTTGAGCAGCTTCCAGTGCACAATCAAATCCACCTAAATCAGCAATGTTTTCTGAAACGGTTAATTTTCCATTAACTAGTCCCATTCCAGTATCAAACCCTTCAAAAAGTTCAATTACTTGTTCTTTCCTTAAATCAAATTTAGCTCGATCATCATCGGTTCATCAATTATTTAATGAACCATTTTCGTCAAATTGTGAGCCATTATTATCAAAAGCATGTGAAATTTCATGGGCAATTACCGCACCAATTCCACCATAGTTTTTTGATGAACTTTGCTCAATACTATAAAATGGGGCTTGGAGAATGGCCGCTGGAAAGACAATGTGGTTTTTAATTGGATGAAAATAAGCATTGATTAAAGCTGGTGACATTTCTCAATATTCTTTGCTTTCACTTTTTAAATAAAGCGAATCTTGATATTTTTGCATAATTGCTTTAAAATTAAGAACATTTTCAAGCAAGTTTGAACCTTGACTATATGTTTTAACTTTGAGTTTTTTATAATAAGGACGAATTTTGTCTGGATATCCAACCATCACGTCAAGTTTTGAAAGTTTAAGAATTGCTTTTTGCTTGGTTTTTTGGCTTAATCAATCATTTTGAGCTAGACGATTTTTGTAAATATTAATCATTTTCTTAATCATCTTTTTAACATCTTTTTTAGCTTGAGGACCAAAATATTTTTGTGCATATGCTAGTCCAAAAGGTTTATTAAATCATTGCTCTGAACTTTTAAAAGCATATTTTTTATTATTGATTGCACGATCTATTCCAGTAACTGATTTACGTAATTCAGTAGCAATAATTCTTAATTCATCGCTTAAATAAGCACAAGAAGCAATTAAGTTTTTAATAATTAACATAGCTTTATATCCGTTAAATGTGTCTGCATTATAAATTTTGTTTAAATTAGCAACGTAATCTTTATTGGTTACTACTATACTTGAAATATTGGTTCCTACAATTTGTTTTGCTAAAGCTTCAAGGTTAAAGTAGTTGGAAGTATCTTTTAATTGGTCTAGAGGTGTCATGTTATATAAACTAGTGTAATCAGCTTTTTGTAATGAAGAAAGGATATAATCTTTAACTAAATTATCAAATTCCACCGCTTGATCAGCTAATTTATTTGCTTGGCTTTGAGTATATCCGTATTCTTGCAATAATTTGACACTCATTGACTTAAAGACGTTTAAATGTTTTTGAGCGTCTTCTTTTTCATAATATTCTTTTGCAGGCAAAATAATTGATTGTTCACCCAATCACAAGACTTTAATTGATGAATCAACAAAATCATCTTCAACTTCTAAACTAATTGGTAAATATTCTCATTGCGAACGCTTTGATATTAATTTTTGTGCTAATTCGTCAAAACTGCTTAATTGTTCAATTTCACTAATGAGTTTTTTAGCCGGTTTCATTGCTAAAGCATTACGTTTTTTATAGTTTTTAAACATTTTATAAAACTTAGCAAATTCACTTAACGGACCTGTGAGTTGATCTGAATTACTTGCTAGTTGATCAGCCAGAGAAATTAATTGTTTATTAAGCTTTTTATCTAATTCTCCAAAGGCAGAAATTGATGGTTTATCAGGATCGATTTTAGCCTTTTTCAATCACGAATAATTAGTATATTGATAAAAATCATCTTTTAAATTTGGTTTTTTCATGTTTTTCTCCTACTTACTTGGTTCAGTATTGGTTTTTAAAATTGACAAAAAGGCTTCTTGAGGCACTTCAATTGAGCCGAGTTTTTTCATGCGTTTTTTACCTTCTTTTTGTTTTTTAAGTAACTTTTGTCTTCGAGTTACGTCCCCACCATATAACTTAGCAGTGACATCCTTTCGAAACGCTTTAATGGTTTCACGAGCAATAATTTTTCCACCAATTGTGGCTTGAACTGGAACTTCAAAGTTTTGGCGTGGAATAGCATCCTTAAGTTTTTTAGTCAATTCACGTGCCGATTCATAGGCTTTATCACGGTGAGTGATGATTGAAAAAGCATCAACCTTATCACCGTTTAAAAGAATGTCAACTTTAACTAAATCACTAATCCGATACCCAATTCAATCATATTCAAAGGATGCATATCCTTTAGTTGAACTTTTTAAACGATCAAAAAAGTTAAAAATAGTTTCAGCGAGCGGAAGTTCATAAATAATTCTAGTTCGCTTATCATCAATCACTTCAAGAGATTTATATATTCCACGTTGATTTTGACACAAGTCCATAACATTTCCTATATATTCATTTGGAACAAAAATACTTGCCTCAATGTATGGTTCTTCAATGTACTGAATAAAAGTACGATCTGGGAGCATAGTTGGATTGGAAATAAATTCGACATTACCATTAGTAAAAGTGACTTTATATTCTACTGAAGGGGCTGTCGCAATAATTCCGACTTGATATTCTCGATCTAAACGTTCTTGCAATATCTCCATATGAAGCATTCCTAAAAACCCGACTCTAAATCCAAAACCAAGGGCTTTTGAAGTTTCTTGTTCTCAAGTAATCGAGGAATCTGAAAGCGAAATTTTTTCTAGCGATTCTTTTAAAAGCGAATAATCACGAGTATCGATTGGATAAAATCCAGTAAACACGACTGGTTTCATCTTTTTATAACCGGGGAGGGCTTGCTCGGTTGGGTTTTCCACTAAGGTGATTGTATCTCCCACTGAAACTTCTTTAGCATCACGTATAGCTGCACTAACTCAACCAACTTCTCCAGCAGATAAAAAATCTTTTTTACTCTCATGAGGATTCCGTACCCCAAGATCAATGACGTGATATTCAGCTTTAGTATTATGAGACATGAATTTAAATTTGTCGCCTACTCGTAAGCGACCTTGAAAAATTCGAATTAAAAGCACTACTCCGCGATATGGATCAAAATAGCTATCAAAAATTAATGCTTTAAGCGGTTGCTCATCATAAGCATTTTGTGGATATGGAATATATTGAATAATTGCATTCAAAAGTTCACTAACCCCTTGACCAGTTTTGGCTGAAACTAGGATTGCATTATCAGTTGGAATTCCGATAACTTCTTCAATTTCACGTTTGACTAGTTCAACATCAGCACTTGGGAGATCAATTTTATTAATTACAGGAATAATTTCTAAATTATTTTCCAGTGCCAAATATACATTAGCTAAAGTCTGAGCTTCAATTCCTTGAGTCGCATCAACGAGTAATAAAGCACCTTCACTAGCAGCCAGTGAGCGCGAAACCTCATAAGTAAAGTCAACATGACCAGGTGTATCGATAAGATGAAAAATGTAATCTTGATATTTTAATTGCACAGCGTTAAGTTTAATAGTAATTCCGCGTTCTTGTTCAAGATCCATTGAATCAAGAAATTGTGCTTTTAAATCACGTTTAGCAACTGTATTAGTTAGTTCTAAAATCCGATCAGCCAATGTGCTTTTACCATGATCAATGTGTGCAATAATTGAAAAATTTCGAATCTTATTTTTATCCATATTGTTATATTTTACTAAATTTGCTTATTAGTTTATTAATTAATCAATTCGAATAAAAAAATATTTGTTAATAATTTTATTGTGCTATAATATTAAAGATGCTTGTTGAAACACACAAGGGTGAGATGTTAAGTCTCTGCTTGCCAAAAATATATGTAAATGGCCTTTCACGTTAATAATTTAAATCTTCCAGAGGAAGATTTTTTTTATACAATGGTTAAAAATATGGAACAAAACTGAAAAATTTTCATATATAATAAGCCTATGAGTAAACAGATTTCATATAAGGACATTTCAGAAAAAGTTAGAGTATCAATTTCAACAATTAGTCGATACTATAATAATGGATATGTATCCGAAAAGACCAAAAAGAAAATTGAAGAATTTGTTAAATCGCACCAATACTATCCAAATCATGGTGCTCGACTTATTCGTGGACGTGATCACTCAATTTTTATTATTATGCCCGAATGAACTCAAAATATCTACTTCTCAATAGTTAACGGAATTGTAGCTGCATGTAAGAAAAATAATCGAAAAGTGAATATTACTTTTACCGGAAAAACAACCGAAGAGTATATTGAAACTGTACGCTATATTCTATCGTGACGCCCAACATCATTAGTTATCTTTAACCCAGATCGGGATGAAAATTTATTTAACTTTTTACGCAGTATTGTTGATGTATCCATTGTAATATACGATCACCAAGTATCTGGATTAAACTGAATAAAAGTTGACGAAACCAATGCATTTTATGAACTCACCTTAGCATTAATTAGCACGCTAAATATTTCAGAAAAGGGTAAAGTGCAAATGGTGTTTTTAGAAGATTCAAAACTATATCCAATCCAGAAAAAAGATCGTTTTGCTGGATTTGAGCGAGCTTGCAAAGAAAAAGGAATTAATTATGAGCGAACTGAAGTTTCGTTTAATAACTCTAATACCGTTAAATCATTTTTAGCCTTAACCCGTAACAAACAAATTTCAAACGTAGTTTGTTCAACTCACGAATCATATATTTCACTTACGGTTCAAGGGATTCCGAATTTACGTTTAACTGATATTGGATATCAATCCATTTATGATCGAATCAAAAATTATAAAGCTAAAATTTTTATCGATTTTCCTTCGATTGGAATTGAAATTGAAAAAATGTTATTAATTCATTCAGTTGAAAAACAAACTCAAAATAAATTTATTAAGGCAAGAATTATTACTTAACAATTTAATAATAAAATCCATTTTTGTTTTTTAATAAAAAATGGATTTTTAATACATTTTAACTTGCGAAAGTAGATAAAGAGCAGCTGTTTCTGCACGTAAGATTCGACTTCCTAGTGAAATAATTTCCACGTTTTTAGTTTTGGCTTGTTCAATTTCTTGGTCTGAAAAACCACCTTCAGGTCCAATAAAAAACATGCAAGCATGATCAATTTGAGAATTTAATCTTTGACTTATATTGATTTTCTCATGAGCTAAATATTTATGATTAATTGGATAATTAAGAGCTTGATCAAAAGTGTGAATTGGAGCTAATGTCGGAATTTTATTACGAAATGATTGCTCAGCAGCATTTTGTAAAATGGTTTTAAAACGTTCTAACTTTTTATCAAATTTATATTTAATTAGATCAGTATTACAAAAAGTTGTGTCCATTGGAATAATTGTACTTACTCCTAATTCAGTTGCTTTTTGGAGCATTCATTCAAAACGTTCAAGCTTAATTATTGAAATTGCTAAAACTATTTCAAATGGATTTTCATGATTGTTGAGTATTTTTTCGATAATTTTAGCTTTTTGATTTTCTAATTGACACAAATAAAATTCATCTTGATAAATGCAAATAAATTGTTTATTCTCAGCACGGATTACTTTTAAATGTTTAAGCGTTTCTGGCGATAAAATAAAGTGTTCGTTCACTTTTTCTTGGACAAAAAAACGATTCATTAATACTCCATCGCTTCTTCGTATTCTTCTAAAGTTCCACGGAATAAGAAACTTTCTTGTGGATTTTTGAGTTCCAAAATAACATCAGCACATTGATTTACAAATGCACGATTATAAGTGGTAAAAATTACTCCACCACGATATTGTTTTACACCTTCAATGACCGAATCAATACTTTCTGTATCTAAGTGATCTAGTGGTTGATCTAAAATAATAAAATTGCTTTCAAGGAGCATCATTCTCGAAAACATTAAACGAGCTTTTTCGCCCCCGCTAGTAACATTAACTTTTTTAAAAACTGAATCACTCGAAAAGAGCATTCTTCCTAAAAAACCACGCATACGTGAATCTGATACATCTTTATTTTCTTCAAGTGTATTTTCTAAAGGTCATTTTGAAATTCATTCTAAAATATTTAGGTCTGAATCAAAATATTTTGCATTATCATTAGGGAAATAACTGGTTTTAATTGTTTGACCTCAAGCAATTGTTCCGCTAGTTGGCTCCAATTCCCCAGCTAATATCGATAAAAGTTTAGTTTTAGCAATATCATCTTCGCCAATAATCACCATTTTTTCTCCAGGTTTTAGGTTGAAATTAAGATTTTCAAACAATGTTTGACCGTGTTCGTTAACATAAGTTAAATTTTCAACAGTAAGAATTTGTTTCCCGTGATCACGGTTCATTTCTCAACGAACATAGGGATATTTCCGATTTGACGGTTTAATTTCATCGAGTTGAATTTTTTCAAGCGATTTTTTACGTGAGGTTGCTTGACGTGATTTAGACGCATTAGCACTAAAACGAGCAATAAAATCTTTAAGCTTTTCAATTTGAGCTTCCTTTTTAAGATTTGATTGTTTCATCATTTCACGAGCTAATTCAGAAGATTGTTTTCAAAACGAATAATTTCCTGTATAAATTTTTGCTTCATTAAAATCAATATCAACAATATGAGTGCAAATCGAATCAAGAAAATCACTATCGTGAGAAACCACAATTACCACATTATCATACTCAATTAGGAAATTTTCAAGCCACTTAATACTACGTAAATCCAAGTGGTTGGTTGGTTCATCCATAATTAAAATATCAGGATTTCCAAATAAAGCTTTAGCTAGAAGTACCTTAATTTTTTGATTAGCAGTAAGATCTTTCATTTGAACATTTCATTTTTCTTTGGGGATGCTTAAATTAGAAAGAAGTTCTTGAGCATCATTTTCAGCGGTCCAACCACCTAATTCACCAAATTTTTCTTCTAAGATGGCAGCTCTTTCATAATCTTCCATACTTGCTTCAGAATTGGCATAAATAGCATCTTTTTGTTCTTTGATTGAATAAAGTTGATCATTACCCATAATCACAACTTCGGTAACAATTAAATTATCATAGGCATTATGATCTTGTGAAAGGACTGAAATACGTTTATTTTTTTCAATAACAACATTTCCACTAGTTGGCTCAATTTGACCTGAGAGAATTTTTAAAAAAGTAGATTTTCCGGCTCCATTAGCCCCAATTATGCCGTATGTATTTCCTTCAGTAAATTTTAAATTTACTCCTTCAAATAGCTTTTTATCGCTAAAAATCTTGCTTAAATTTTGAACTTCTAACATCTTTTACTCCTTGTTGGTATATTAATTTTTATTATATAAAAATGCTCTTAAAATATAAAGAAAAAGTCTGAAGAACAGACTTATTTGACACTAATTTTGAATTAATTCAAAACTCGATGTCGGCTCGAATTAAATTATAACATTATTAATTGAGTTATTATGTCTTTTTATTTAGAGAATTATCTGGTTGAGTTCGATCACTTTGGTAACTTGGATTATGGGTATTATTAAACACTTCATTGACCGGAAGAATTGAAATGCTTGGCTCATTAGGATCTGGTTCTTCTTCGTGTAATTGATGTTTACTGTGAATATCTAATTCTGTTTGAGTGGCTAAATCAAAATTATCTTTCAACTCATCAATCAAAGGATTATTTTGTTCATTTATTTCGTGAGTTTGTGAAGTTTCTTGCGGAACTGGATCATAATCATACATACTTAAACTGGCAGTAATTTCTTCCATCCGAGCCTTAACGCTTTTGTATATTTCAACAATTTCTTGCTCACGTTCGCTTGGAGTTTTGCTTAAATCATTATTGGTAAATGATTGATAAATTTCTTGGAAAATTGGGTCCTCTTCCATTTCCCGAGTAATCAGTGAATGAGCTCCTAAACGGTTCGAAAAGATTTGAAGCATGACATCAAAAGCAATATTTTCAACCATATCTTCAAACATTCGTGTTCCTTCTTGAGTGTAAATTTGGTAAGGATTTTTTTGTGAATATTGAACTAAATTTACGTTTGAACGCAATTTATCCATATTATTAATATGACGTTTTCACTTTGAATCTAAAGTTGATAAAATAATTTGTTTTTCAATTTCATAAATTTCTTGATCTAAATATGATTTTAAAGCATTAGTTCTTCATTTTTCGTATGCTTGAATAATAACGTTTGAAATATACTCAGGAAGATCTTTTTCGTAAATATGACTAATTTCCTTAAGTGAAAATTCAAAAGCAATTAATCCACCGATATTTTGGTTTAAAAAGTTTACTAACTCATTATAGTTATATGAATATTTTCCTTTATAAGCTGGAAAATTAACAATCGAATTAGTAGTGTGTTTAATCATTTTTTCAACAATAAACTTAGGGTCTACCGCATCTAAAATCAGATCTCTTTGCGAATAAATTAAGTCTCTTTGCTGACGGATAACATCATCATAATTTAGTACTGATTTCCGTGAATCATAATTAAATCCTTCAATTTTCTTTTGAGCATGATTAAAGGCAAACCGCAAGTTTTTATTAGTTATTTCAGATCCGTTAGCATCAGCATAAGCTTCTTTAAATGAATCATAATTTGAAAAACGTTGCATTAAGGGGTCATCAATTGAGATATAAAACTTGCTAGTTCCTATATCGCCTTGACGTCCAGAACGTCCTCTAAGTTGATTATCGATCCGACGCGATTCGGCTTTATCAGTTCCAATTACGTATAATCCACCGAGTTCTAAGGCTTCAGGTGAAGGCTTAATATCAGTTCCTCGACCGGCCATGTTTGTAGCAATTGTAACTGCTTTAACTTGTCCTGCTTGTGAGATAATTTCTGCTTCAGAAGCGTTTTGTTTAGCGTTAAGAACAGTATGAGGAACTCCAGCTTGTAATAAATGTTTATGGAGCTCTTCAGAATCTTCAATTTGAGCAGTTCCAATTAACACAGGTTGTCCTTTTTGATACAACTCAAGTACTTTGTTTGTTACTGCGTTTCATTTATCTATCGATGAAACAAAAATAGCATCAGGTTCATCAATCCGCATAATTGGTTTATTAGTTGGAACCACATTCACACGCATGTTATATATATCAATAAATTCTTGCTCTTCGGTTTTTCCAGTTCCTGTCATTCCACATAGTTTATTAAACATTCTAAAAAAGTTTTGGTAAGTAATGGTGGCTAAAGTTTGGGTTTCAGGTTCAATTTCAACCATTTCTTTAGCTTGAATTGCTTGCTGAAGACCTTCTGAATAGCTCCGACCTTCCATGATTCTTCCGGTAAATCCATCGACAAGTTCAATTTTTCCTTCACGAACAATGTACTCAACATTATTACGCATAATTTTATGGGCTCTTAAAGCATTTTGGACTAAGTGGACAGTTTCTGAGTTTTCAATATCGTAAATGCTTTTAACATTGAAAAATTTATTAGCTCGAGCAATTCCTGAGTGGGTTAAAGTAATTGCCTTAGATTCTTCATCAATTAAGTAATCATGAATTGATAAAGTACGGACAAATTGATCGGCTGAAAAGTATGTTGATGAATCTTGAGTTTGACCTCCTGAAATAATAAGTGGAGTTTTAGCTTCGTCAATTAGAATAGAATCAACCTCATCAACAAGACAAAATTGTAGTCCTCTTTGGACTTTTTCGCTCATTTTTTCGACCATATTATCACGAAGATAGTCAAATCCAAGCTCTGAATGGACTGAGTAAGTAATATCAGCAGCATAGGCTTTTCGTTTTTCGTTTGGTTGCATTTGGGCTTTGTTAATTCCAACGCTTAAGCCTAAGAAATTAAATACTTGACCCATTTCTTTGGCGTCACGTTCACTCAAATATTCATTAACAGTTGAAACAATAGCCCCCTTTCCTAAAAGGGCATTTAAATACACTGGAGCAATCGAGGTAATAGTTTTCCCCTCTCCAGTTTTCATTTCAGCAACTGAACCAAGATCAAGTAAAATTCCACCAAGGATTTGTACGTCGAAA
Proteins encoded in this window:
- a CDS encoding 16S rRNA (uracil(1498)-N(3))-methyltransferase — encoded protein: MNRFFVQEKVNEHFILSPETLKHLKVIRAENKQFICIYQDEFYLCQLENQKAKIIEKILNNHENPFEIVLAISIIKLERFEWMLQKATELGVSTIIPMDTTFCNTDLIKYKFDKKLERFKTILQNAAEQSFRNKIPTLAPIHTFDQALNYPINHKYLAHEKINISQRLNSQIDHACMFFIGPEGGFSDQEIEQAKTKNVEIISLGSRILRAETAALYLLSQVKMY
- a CDS encoding PTS sugar transporter subunit IIABC: MIWIKWKKQIKHEKNTIYQADKLPFNKDAFLACFNDLNHIVSLELKPSRVNIIFNQNPQVNLEKLKSLKGISGILVNSNKLSIILGEFSQATYNLLKHTRSLS
- a CDS encoding LacI family DNA-binding transcriptional regulator, which gives rise to MSKQISYKDISEKVRVSISTISRYYNNGYVSEKTKKKIEEFVKSHQYYPNHGARLIRGRDHSIFIIMPEWTQNIYFSIVNGIVAACKKNNRKVNITFTGKTTEEYIETVRYILSWRPTSLVIFNPDRDENLFNFLRSIVDVSIVIYDHQVSGLNWIKVDETNAFYELTLALISTLNISEKGKVQMVFLEDSKLYPIQKKDRFAGFERACKEKGINYERTEVSFNNSNTVKSFLALTRNKQISNVVCSTHESYISLTVQGIPNLRLTDIGYQSIYDRIKNYKAKIFIDFPSIGIEIEKMLLIHSVEKQTQNKFIKARIIT
- a CDS encoding helix-turn-helix transcriptional regulator, encoding MKQLTSLFKYLSSESKLKIIIHLYMCSKAECDVQTLSDLFKIRQANLSKHLSTLRSANVIKTKTKGIYVYYYINKDFCNQHHELLDLIAKEPSFQKYACSCNDQLVHSH
- the lepA gene encoding translation elongation factor 4 codes for the protein MDKNKIRNFSIIAHIDHGKSTLADRILELTNTVAKRDLKAQFLDSMDLEQERGITIKLNAVQLKYQDYIFHLIDTPGHVDFTYEVSRSLAASEGALLLVDATQGIEAQTLANVYLALENNLEIIPVINKIDLPSADVELVKREIEEVIGIPTDNAILVSAKTGQGVSELLNAIIQYIPYPQNAYDEQPLKALIFDSYFDPYRGVVLLIRIFQGRLRVGDKFKFMSHNTKAEYHVIDLGVRNPHESKKDFLSAGEVGWVSAAIRDAKEVSVGDTITLVENPTEQALPGYKKMKPVVFTGFYPIDTRDYSLLKESLEKISLSDSSITWEQETSKALGFGFRVGFLGMLHMEILQERLDREYQVGIIATAPSVEYKVTFTNGNVEFISNPTMLPDRTFIQYIEEPYIEASIFVPNEYIGNVMDLCQNQRGIYKSLEVIDDKRTRIIYELPLAETIFNFFDRLKSSTKGYASFEYDWIGYRISDLVKVDILLNGDKVDAFSIITHRDKAYESARELTKKLKDAIPRQNFEVPVQATIGGKIIARETIKAFRKDVTAKLYGGDVTRRQKLLKKQKEGKKRMKKLGSIEVPQEAFLSILKTNTEPSK
- the secA gene encoding preprotein translocase subunit SecA, with product MKSAKQLFDFKTTEMRIAQRALKEINKLEASVSQLSDQELKQTTNIFKEMLKDGYTLEQIRNDVFAVAREATKRVLGKRPFDVQILGGILLDLGSVAEMKTGEGKTITSIAPVYLNALLGKGAIVSTVNEYLSERDAKEMGQVFNFLGLSVGINKAQMQPNEKRKAYAADITYSVHSELGFDYLRDNMVEKMSEKVQRGLQFCLVDEVDSILIDEAKTPLIISGGQTQDSSTYFSADQFVRTLSIHDYLIDEESKAITLTHSGIARANKFFNVKSIYDIENSETVHLVQNALRAHKIMRNNVEYIVREGKIELVDGFTGRIMEGRSYSEGLQQAIQAKEMVEIEPETQTLATITYQNFFRMFNKLCGMTGTGKTEEQEFIDIYNMRVNVVPTNKPIMRIDEPDAIFVSSIDKWNAVTNKVLELYQKGQPVLIGTAQIEDSEELHKHLLQAGVPHTVLNAKQNASEAEIISQAGQVKAVTIATNMAGRGTDIKPSPEALELGGLYVIGTDKAESRRIDNQLRGRSGRQGDIGTSKFYISIDDPLMQRFSNYDSFKEAYADANGSEITNKNLRFAFNHAQKKIEGFNYDSRKSVLNYDDVIRQQRDLIYSQRDLILDAVDPKFIVEKMIKHTTNSIVNFPAYKGKYSYNYNELVNFLNQNIGGLIAFEFSLKEISHIYEKDLPEYISNVIIQAYEKWRTNALKSYLDQEIYEIEKQIILSTLDSKWKRHINNMDKLRSNVNLVQYSQKNPYQIYTQEGTRMFEDMVENIAFDVMLQIFSNRLGAHSLITREMEEDPIFQEIYQSFTNNDLSKTPSEREQEIVEIYKSVKARMEEITASLSMYDYDPVPQETSQTHEINEQNNPLIDELKDNFDLATQTELDIHSKHQLHEEEPDPNEPSISILPVNEVFNNTHNPSYQSDRTQPDNSLNKKT
- a CDS encoding ABC-F family ATP-binding cassette domain-containing protein codes for the protein MLEVQNLSKIFSDKKLFEGVNLKFTEGNTYGIIGANGAGKSTFLKILSGQIEPTSGNVVIEKNKRISVLSQDHNAYDNLIVTEVVIMGNDQLYSIKEQKDAIYANSEASMEDYERAAILEEKFGELGGWTAENDAQELLSNLSIPKEKWNVQMKDLTANQKIKVLLAKALFGNPDILIMDEPTNHLDLRSIKWLENFLIEYDNVVIVVSHDSDFLDSICTHIVDIDFNEAKIYTGNYSFWKQSSELAREMMKQSNLKKEAQIEKLKDFIARFSANASKSRQATSRKKSLEKIQLDEIKPSNRKYPYVRWEMNRDHGKQILTVENLTYVNEHGQTLFENLNFNLKPGEKMVIIGEDDIAKTKLLSILAGELEPTSGTIAWGQTIKTSYFPNDNAKYFDSDLNILEWISKWPLENTLEENKDVSDSRMRGFLGRMLFSSDSVFKKVNVTSGGEKARLMFSRMMLLESNFIILDQPLDHLDTESIDSVIEGVKQYRGGVIFTTYNRAFVNQCADVILELKNPQESFLFRGTLEEYEEAMEY
- a CDS encoding M13 family metallopeptidase, translating into MKKPNLKDDFYQYTNYSWLKKAKIDPDKPSISAFGELDKKLNKQLISLADQLASNSDQLTGPLSEFAKFYKMFKNYKKRNALAMKPAKKLISEIEQLSSFDELAQKLISKRSQWEYLPISLEVEDDFVDSSIKVLWLGEQSIILPAKEYYEKEDAQKHLNVFKSMSVKLLQEYGYTQSQANKLADQAVEFDNLVKDYILSSLQKADYTSLYNMTPLDQLKDTSNYFNLEALAKQIVGTNISSIVVTNKDYVANLNKIYNADTFNGYKAMLIIKNLIASCAYLSDELRIIATELRKSVTGIDRAINNKKYAFKSSEQWFNKPFGLAYAQKYFGPQAKKDVKKMIKKMINIYKNRLAQNDWLSQKTKQKAILKLSKLDVMVGYPDKIRPYYKKLKVKTYSQGSNLLENVLNFKAIMQKYQDSLYLKSESKEYWEMSPALINAYFHPIKNHIVFPAAILQAPFYSIEQSSSKNYGGIGAVIAHEISHAFDNNGSQFDENGSLNNWWTDDDRAKFDLRKEQVIELFEGFDTGMGLVNGKLTVSENIADLGGFDCALEAAQGQKEFNAHDFFTNWATIWRIKTKPEYMTLLLKTDVHAPGYARANVHLKNCDLFYETYQITAKNQMFIPQNKRVKIW